Proteins found in one Vespula pensylvanica isolate Volc-1 chromosome 10, ASM1446617v1, whole genome shotgun sequence genomic segment:
- the LOC122632490 gene encoding F-actin-uncapping protein LRRC16A isoform X4, protein MSTRSQLTKDLNESVKALLGKHVKILLKNVVKLETKPDKQENRVLVFSPCRLFLLTAKVPTRIDCHFHYLEIVSIESKRANQLCLTVGERFYNFTTTSVGADTTEVDAMIEALHTAIRNIFPTVPLNYIIRKIEVIPASRLQTIRGSELARSTEATRHTGPCGGFSTQYACMCDLHGVPYREEVAWDVDTIYLSHDTRELNLRDFDHLDQKDLVPIISALEYNTWFTKLRASHLKLSHEPLERLLHVMRRSLSIQELYLDNLGVKWDFAHKLSLALISNANTMLQTIDLSYNMIEDKGATHLSGPIGKLPKGLQKLNLAHCGLTGKGIGQIAHALSLNRSMPTSLQYLNLSENTLKDDINNLCNFLAQPNSLTHLDLSGTDTTLECLFGALLRGCATNLVHLNVARNSFSSKKTKEIPPSFKQFFTATLSLKYLNISFCKLPLEALKHLLLGLACNESTVGLELDMSGNNLGSMGAHVLESCIHGVRCIASLDISDSNMDVDLAQVITAIGKNKSIKQLYMGRNTTGMKSKHIAVVMDALVQMLQEDDCVLQALHLPDSRLKSDLYNLINALGSNTCLHTLDISGNQIGDPGARLLAKALQINNHLRTIIYDKNNITLQGYADIVHALEKNCSVRHMPFPIFDLQPCMKTSAEKTEQLAKKIQDLLQRNVTPCKYSHGQAFRLQQGFLLSSTQQMVDRLVVQTQDTIKAIAAESCDANNDINYATGLIQDADNSKQLLPRLHEVLQRRDENNPIELKLHDMANELHKVVTMYLEDSLDAMLKCANEQCPTILSQTVIRGDESEPIAVEDDVRNICKEKNHISAEFIHTTITEQAGADIINRVNELNLAVAAHVSDRTTDEVIESLSRSYKTLIGDCDSRTRSSTPDVLRPSAGSMSSGSVIGVTSATGVSMTLHGGRTSLISEVECPPETYSLENSLSHCSSEQSPMKLDYLNLATPHLSNKRKSLHGRKLRPKSVVDSVEGLSADDIPDLLPSLPKSQAEAISETEHSLTESLDSVSELPNTVGQQLQHLVKSRPRRTKTRAPTRPMLRPDQPVDGLALGEGLDVFFRPTTPTTPLISPTSDDSSLHTFPTDGSPNLSLASHKSIPPDLDKKHGCNSPMLKTLLEPTPRSRSSDNLEKFSPLVGRRSQGDSPLTASPLARRNTTDNAQGHERVMSRCDSNKDTYNNSIMSTSVDSSKRNTLPNIGSIPTSRNSRESEDCGKILQLQNNTNSSSDKERSSAQAMSSVKLRSTGFDLRSPTNGSNTKNSSESSKSPILKSVVKGNNSSSDGKNNGALLKNKPIPPATAPKPRPWSMAADRKSGEFSLLSDGSSPNTSAGNTPDSGDALDESTDSGVSGPASLPPTLSASSTASSLSNTSVEKRSVRELAASLNKGKADKKENEHSTPAPWRSVLQRSADRPVTKVTEAPKTVEDTPFSFKLRRTSFLRDSNFNYDNDVVDV, encoded by the exons CAATTCGCAATATCTTTCCTACAGTACcattaaa ttatattataagaaagatagaagtaaTCCCAGCAAGCAGATTACAAACCATAAGAGGTAGTGAATTAGCCAGGAGCACAGAAGCAACAAGACACACTGGGCCTTGTGGTGGGTTTTCCACTcagtatgcatgtatgtgtgatTTACATGGTGTACCATATAGAGAAGAAGTTGCCTGG GATGTAGACACAATATACTTATCCCATGATACCAGAGAACTTAATTTAAGGGATTTTGACCATTTAGATCAAAAAGATTTGGTACCAATAATATCAGCCTTGGAATATAATACATGGTTTACAAAATTGAGAGCATCTCATCTTAAATTAAGCCATGAACCACTCGAAAGATTATTGCATGTTATGCGTAGGTCACTATCCATTCAAGAACTCTATCTGGATAATCTCGGAGTTAAATG GGATTTTGCACACAAATTGTCATTAGCCTTAATTTCTAATGCTAATACAATGTTACAGACAATAGATCTGTCATATAATATGATCGAGGACAAAG gaGCTACACATTTAAGTGGCCCTATTGGAAAATTACCAAAGGGATTACAAAAATTGAATTTGGCTCATTGTGGATTAACTGGAAAAGGCATTGGTCAAATAGCACATGCATTAAGTTTAAATAGGAGTATGCCAACTAGTCTGCAATACTTAAATCTTTCAGAAAATACTTTGAAAGATGATATTAAT aATTTATGTAACTTTCTGGCACAGCCTAATAGTTTAACACATTTAGATCTTAGCGGTACAGATACTACCTTAGAATGt ctatTTGGTGCTTTATTGCGAGGTTGTGCAACTAATCTAGTCCATCTAAATGTTGCTCGCAATTCTTTTTCAAGTAAAAAGACCAAAGAAATACCTCCCAGTTTTAAGCAATTTTTTACAGCAACACTTTCATTAAAGTACTTAAACATCTCTTTCTGTAAATTACCTCTGGAGGCATTAAAACATTTGTTACTTGGTTTGGCATGTAATGAAAGTACAGTAGGTTTAGAACTTGATATGAGTGGAAATAATTTAGGTTCTATGGGTGCTCATGTTTTGGAATCGTGTATACATGGGGTGAGATGCATAGCATCATTGGATATTTCGGACAGCA aTATGGATGTTGACTTAGCGCAAGTAATAACAGCTATAGGTAAAAACAAGTctattaaacaattatatatggGTCGAAATACGACTGGTATGAAAAGCAAACACATTGCTGTTGTAATGGATGCTTTGGTTCAAATGCTGCAAGAGGATGATTGCGTTTTACAAGCATTACACTTACCTGATTCTCGTCTTAAATCTGATCTCTATAATTTGATTAATGCTTTGGGAAGTAATACGTGTCTTCATACGTTAGACATAAGTGGAAATCAGATTGGAGATCCTGGTGCAAGATTATTAGCCAAAGCATTGCAAATCAATAATCACTTAAGAACTAtcatttatgataaaaataatattacgcTTCAAGGTTATGCAGATATCGTGCATGCTTtggaaaa AAATTGTAGTGTGAGGCATATGCCATTTCCAATTTTTGATCTACAACCGTGTATGAAGACGTCTGCTGAAAAAACAGAACAATTAGCTAAAAAAATCCAAGACTTGCTGCAAAGAAATGTTACGCCATGTAAATACAGTCATGGACAAGCATTTAGACTTCAGCAAGGTTTTTTGTTAAGTTCTACACAACAGATGGTTGATAGGCTTGTTGTTCAAACTCAGGATACTATCAAAGCTATAGCTGCAGAAAGCTGTGATgcaaataatgatattaattatgctACTGGTCTGATACAGGATGCTGATAATTCTAAACAG CTCCTTCCAAGATTACATGAAGTACTCCAAagaagagatgaaaataatccaattgaattaaaattacatgATATGGCAAACGAACTTCACAAAGTTGTTACCATGTACTTagag gattcATTAGATGCAATGCTTAAATGTGCGAATGAACAATGTCCAACAATACTTTCACAAACTGTAATTAGAGGAGATGAAAGTGAACCTATTGCAGTGGAGGATGATGTTCGTAATATttgtaaggaaaaaaatcatataagtGCAGAATTTATTCATACAACTATTACAGAACAAGCTGGTgctgatattattaatagagtCAA tgAGTTAAATTTAGCGGTTGCTGCGCATGTATCTGATAGAACCACCGACGAAGTAATCGAATCTTTGTCGCGTAGTTACAAAACTTTG ATCGGAGATTGTGATAGTCGAACAAGAAGCAGTACTCCAGACGTATTAAGACCAAGTGCAGGTTCCATGAGTAGTGGAAGTGTTATTGGTGTTACAAGTGCAACTGGTGTTTCTATGACATTGCATGGTGGAAGGACTAGTCTTATTTCAGAAGTAGAGTGTCCTCCAGAAACATATTCCTTGGAAAATTCTCTTAGTCATTGTTCCAGTGAACAATCGCCAAtg AAATTGGATTATTTGAATCTT gCAACTCCGCACTTATCTAATAAACGGAAAAGTTTACATGGGAGAAAATTAAGACCAAAATCTGTGGTAGATTCTGTAGAAGGATTGTCAGCAGATGATATACCTGATTTACTTCCATCACTGCCAAAAAGTCAGGCAGAAG CTATTTCAGAAACTGAACATTCCTTAACAGAATCGTTAGATTCTGTCTCAGAATTACCTAATACTGTAGGTCAACAATTACAACATTTAGTTAAATCTAGGCCACGAAGAACAAAAACTAGAGCACCTACAAGACCAATGTTAAGACCAGATCAACCTGTAGATGGTTTAGCTCTTGGCGAGGGACTAGATGTATTTTTCCGGCCTACTACACCGACTACACCACTTATATCACCTACAAGTGATGATag TTCTTTACATACGTTTCCAACGGATGGGAGTCCAAATTTATCTCTGGCGAGTCATAAAAGTATACCACCTGATCTAGATAAAAAGCATGGATGTAACTCACCGATGTTGAAAACGTTACTTGAACCAACACCACGTTCAAGGTCTAGCGATAacttagaaaaattttctcctCTCGTTGGGAGACGTTCGCAAGGTGATTCACCATTAACCGCATCACCTCTGGCTCGACGAAATACGACAGACAATGCTCAGGGACATGAGAGAGTAATGTCCAGATGTGATAGTAATAAGGATACATATAATAACAGTATTATGAGTACTTCCGTTGATTCTTCCAAACGTAATACTTTACCAAATATTGGATCAATTCCAACCTCTCGTAATTCTCGAGAATCAGAAGACTGTGGGAAAATATTGCAATtgcaaaataatacaaattcgtCATCGGACAAAGAGAGATCTAGCGCACAAGCAATGTCTTCTGTTAAATTACGTTCCACTGGTTTTGATCTTCGAAGTCCAACCAACGGTAGCAACACCAAAAATTCATCGGAATCGTCTAAGTCACCGATATTAAAATCTGTTGTTAAAGGAAATAATTCTAGCAGCGATGGAAAAAATAATGGtgctcttttaaaaaataaacctATTCCTCCTGCTACAGCACCAAAGCCACGACCTTGGAGCATGGCTGCTGACAGGAAATCCG GTGAATTTAGCTTATTGAGTGATGGGTCGAGTCCAAATACGTCTGCAGGGAATACACCTGACTCTGGTGATGCTCTCGACGAATCAACTGATAGTGGTGTTAGTGGACCGGCATCATTACCACCTACATTATCAGCAAGCAGTACAGCAAGTTCACTGAGCAATACAAGTGTAGAGAAAAGATCGGTCAGAGAATTGGCAGCTAGtttaaataaaggaaaagctGACAAGAAGGAGAATG agcATAGCACACCTGCACCATGGAGGTCGGTGCTTCAACGTTCTGCTGACCGACCAGTTACCAAG GTAACGGAAGCGCCGAAAACGGTTGAAGATACTCCGTTCAGCTTTAAACTTCGTCGCACTTCGTTTTTACGtgattcaaattttaattatgacAACGACGTTGTTGACGTTTAA
- the LOC122632490 gene encoding F-actin-uncapping protein LRRC16A isoform X3 has protein sequence MSTRSQLTKDLNESVKALLGKHVKILLKNVVKLETKPDKQENRVLVFSPCRLFLLTAKVPTRIDCHFHYLEIVSIESKRANQLCLTVGERFYNFTTTSVGADTTEVDAMIEALHTAIRNIFPTVPLNYIIRKIEVIPASRLQTIRGSELARSTEATRHTGPCGGFSTQYACMCDLHGVPYREEVAWDVDTIYLSHDTRELNLRDFDHLDQKDLVPIISALEYNTWFTKLRASHLKLSHEPLERLLHVMRRSLSIQELYLDNLGVKWDFAHKLSLALISNANTMLQTIDLSYNMIEDKGASSLCGIIAKLMQGATHLSGPIGKLPKGLQKLNLAHCGLTGKGIGQIAHALSLNRSMPTSLQYLNLSENTLKDDINNLCNFLAQPNSLTHLDLSGTDTTLECLFGALLRGCATNLVHLNVARNSFSSKKTKEIPPSFKQFFTATLSLKYLNISFCKLPLEALKHLLLGLACNESTVGLELDMSGNNLGSMGAHVLESCIHGVRCIASLDISDSNMDVDLAQVITAIGKNKSIKQLYMGRNTTGMKSKHIAVVMDALVQMLQEDDCVLQALHLPDSRLKSDLYNLINALGSNTCLHTLDISGNQIGDPGARLLAKALQINNHLRTIIYDKNNITLQGYADIVHALEKNCSVRHMPFPIFDLQPCMKTSAEKTEQLAKKIQDLLQRNVTPCKYSHGQAFRLQQGFLLSSTQQMVDRLVVQTQDTIKAIAAESCDANNDINYATGLIQDADNSKQLLPRLHEVLQRRDENNPIELKLHDMANELHKVVTMYLEDSLDAMLKCANEQCPTILSQTVIRGDESEPIAVEDDVRNICKEKNHISAEFIHTTITEQAGADIINRVNELNLAVAAHVSDRTTDEVIESLSRSYKTLIGDCDSRTRSSTPDVLRPSAGSMSSGSVIGVTSATGVSMTLHGGRTSLISEVECPPETYSLENSLSHCSSEQSPMATPHLSNKRKSLHGRKLRPKSVVDSVEGLSADDIPDLLPSLPKSQAEAISETEHSLTESLDSVSELPNTVGQQLQHLVKSRPRRTKTRAPTRPMLRPDQPVDGLALGEGLDVFFRPTTPTTPLISPTSDDSSLHTFPTDGSPNLSLASHKSIPPDLDKKHGCNSPMLKTLLEPTPRSRSSDNLEKFSPLVGRRSQGDSPLTASPLARRNTTDNAQGHERVMSRCDSNKDTYNNSIMSTSVDSSKRNTLPNIGSIPTSRNSRESEDCGKILQLQNNTNSSSDKERSSAQAMSSVKLRSTGFDLRSPTNGSNTKNSSESSKSPILKSVVKGNNSSSDGKNNGALLKNKPIPPATAPKPRPWSMAADRKSGEFSLLSDGSSPNTSAGNTPDSGDALDESTDSGVSGPASLPPTLSASSTASSLSNTSVEKRSVRELAASLNKGKADKKENEHSTPAPWRSVLQRSADRPVTKVTEAPKTVEDTPFSFKLRRTSFLRDSNFNYDNDVVDV, from the exons CAATTCGCAATATCTTTCCTACAGTACcattaaa ttatattataagaaagatagaagtaaTCCCAGCAAGCAGATTACAAACCATAAGAGGTAGTGAATTAGCCAGGAGCACAGAAGCAACAAGACACACTGGGCCTTGTGGTGGGTTTTCCACTcagtatgcatgtatgtgtgatTTACATGGTGTACCATATAGAGAAGAAGTTGCCTGG GATGTAGACACAATATACTTATCCCATGATACCAGAGAACTTAATTTAAGGGATTTTGACCATTTAGATCAAAAAGATTTGGTACCAATAATATCAGCCTTGGAATATAATACATGGTTTACAAAATTGAGAGCATCTCATCTTAAATTAAGCCATGAACCACTCGAAAGATTATTGCATGTTATGCGTAGGTCACTATCCATTCAAGAACTCTATCTGGATAATCTCGGAGTTAAATG GGATTTTGCACACAAATTGTCATTAGCCTTAATTTCTAATGCTAATACAATGTTACAGACAATAGATCTGTCATATAATATGATCGAGGACAAAG gaGCATCTAGCTTGTGTGGGATAATTGCCAAGTTAATGCAAG gaGCTACACATTTAAGTGGCCCTATTGGAAAATTACCAAAGGGATTACAAAAATTGAATTTGGCTCATTGTGGATTAACTGGAAAAGGCATTGGTCAAATAGCACATGCATTAAGTTTAAATAGGAGTATGCCAACTAGTCTGCAATACTTAAATCTTTCAGAAAATACTTTGAAAGATGATATTAAT aATTTATGTAACTTTCTGGCACAGCCTAATAGTTTAACACATTTAGATCTTAGCGGTACAGATACTACCTTAGAATGt ctatTTGGTGCTTTATTGCGAGGTTGTGCAACTAATCTAGTCCATCTAAATGTTGCTCGCAATTCTTTTTCAAGTAAAAAGACCAAAGAAATACCTCCCAGTTTTAAGCAATTTTTTACAGCAACACTTTCATTAAAGTACTTAAACATCTCTTTCTGTAAATTACCTCTGGAGGCATTAAAACATTTGTTACTTGGTTTGGCATGTAATGAAAGTACAGTAGGTTTAGAACTTGATATGAGTGGAAATAATTTAGGTTCTATGGGTGCTCATGTTTTGGAATCGTGTATACATGGGGTGAGATGCATAGCATCATTGGATATTTCGGACAGCA aTATGGATGTTGACTTAGCGCAAGTAATAACAGCTATAGGTAAAAACAAGTctattaaacaattatatatggGTCGAAATACGACTGGTATGAAAAGCAAACACATTGCTGTTGTAATGGATGCTTTGGTTCAAATGCTGCAAGAGGATGATTGCGTTTTACAAGCATTACACTTACCTGATTCTCGTCTTAAATCTGATCTCTATAATTTGATTAATGCTTTGGGAAGTAATACGTGTCTTCATACGTTAGACATAAGTGGAAATCAGATTGGAGATCCTGGTGCAAGATTATTAGCCAAAGCATTGCAAATCAATAATCACTTAAGAACTAtcatttatgataaaaataatattacgcTTCAAGGTTATGCAGATATCGTGCATGCTTtggaaaa AAATTGTAGTGTGAGGCATATGCCATTTCCAATTTTTGATCTACAACCGTGTATGAAGACGTCTGCTGAAAAAACAGAACAATTAGCTAAAAAAATCCAAGACTTGCTGCAAAGAAATGTTACGCCATGTAAATACAGTCATGGACAAGCATTTAGACTTCAGCAAGGTTTTTTGTTAAGTTCTACACAACAGATGGTTGATAGGCTTGTTGTTCAAACTCAGGATACTATCAAAGCTATAGCTGCAGAAAGCTGTGATgcaaataatgatattaattatgctACTGGTCTGATACAGGATGCTGATAATTCTAAACAG CTCCTTCCAAGATTACATGAAGTACTCCAAagaagagatgaaaataatccaattgaattaaaattacatgATATGGCAAACGAACTTCACAAAGTTGTTACCATGTACTTagag gattcATTAGATGCAATGCTTAAATGTGCGAATGAACAATGTCCAACAATACTTTCACAAACTGTAATTAGAGGAGATGAAAGTGAACCTATTGCAGTGGAGGATGATGTTCGTAATATttgtaaggaaaaaaatcatataagtGCAGAATTTATTCATACAACTATTACAGAACAAGCTGGTgctgatattattaatagagtCAA tgAGTTAAATTTAGCGGTTGCTGCGCATGTATCTGATAGAACCACCGACGAAGTAATCGAATCTTTGTCGCGTAGTTACAAAACTTTG ATCGGAGATTGTGATAGTCGAACAAGAAGCAGTACTCCAGACGTATTAAGACCAAGTGCAGGTTCCATGAGTAGTGGAAGTGTTATTGGTGTTACAAGTGCAACTGGTGTTTCTATGACATTGCATGGTGGAAGGACTAGTCTTATTTCAGAAGTAGAGTGTCCTCCAGAAACATATTCCTTGGAAAATTCTCTTAGTCATTGTTCCAGTGAACAATCGCCAAtg gCAACTCCGCACTTATCTAATAAACGGAAAAGTTTACATGGGAGAAAATTAAGACCAAAATCTGTGGTAGATTCTGTAGAAGGATTGTCAGCAGATGATATACCTGATTTACTTCCATCACTGCCAAAAAGTCAGGCAGAAG CTATTTCAGAAACTGAACATTCCTTAACAGAATCGTTAGATTCTGTCTCAGAATTACCTAATACTGTAGGTCAACAATTACAACATTTAGTTAAATCTAGGCCACGAAGAACAAAAACTAGAGCACCTACAAGACCAATGTTAAGACCAGATCAACCTGTAGATGGTTTAGCTCTTGGCGAGGGACTAGATGTATTTTTCCGGCCTACTACACCGACTACACCACTTATATCACCTACAAGTGATGATag TTCTTTACATACGTTTCCAACGGATGGGAGTCCAAATTTATCTCTGGCGAGTCATAAAAGTATACCACCTGATCTAGATAAAAAGCATGGATGTAACTCACCGATGTTGAAAACGTTACTTGAACCAACACCACGTTCAAGGTCTAGCGATAacttagaaaaattttctcctCTCGTTGGGAGACGTTCGCAAGGTGATTCACCATTAACCGCATCACCTCTGGCTCGACGAAATACGACAGACAATGCTCAGGGACATGAGAGAGTAATGTCCAGATGTGATAGTAATAAGGATACATATAATAACAGTATTATGAGTACTTCCGTTGATTCTTCCAAACGTAATACTTTACCAAATATTGGATCAATTCCAACCTCTCGTAATTCTCGAGAATCAGAAGACTGTGGGAAAATATTGCAATtgcaaaataatacaaattcgtCATCGGACAAAGAGAGATCTAGCGCACAAGCAATGTCTTCTGTTAAATTACGTTCCACTGGTTTTGATCTTCGAAGTCCAACCAACGGTAGCAACACCAAAAATTCATCGGAATCGTCTAAGTCACCGATATTAAAATCTGTTGTTAAAGGAAATAATTCTAGCAGCGATGGAAAAAATAATGGtgctcttttaaaaaataaacctATTCCTCCTGCTACAGCACCAAAGCCACGACCTTGGAGCATGGCTGCTGACAGGAAATCCG GTGAATTTAGCTTATTGAGTGATGGGTCGAGTCCAAATACGTCTGCAGGGAATACACCTGACTCTGGTGATGCTCTCGACGAATCAACTGATAGTGGTGTTAGTGGACCGGCATCATTACCACCTACATTATCAGCAAGCAGTACAGCAAGTTCACTGAGCAATACAAGTGTAGAGAAAAGATCGGTCAGAGAATTGGCAGCTAGtttaaataaaggaaaagctGACAAGAAGGAGAATG agcATAGCACACCTGCACCATGGAGGTCGGTGCTTCAACGTTCTGCTGACCGACCAGTTACCAAG GTAACGGAAGCGCCGAAAACGGTTGAAGATACTCCGTTCAGCTTTAAACTTCGTCGCACTTCGTTTTTACGtgattcaaattttaattatgacAACGACGTTGTTGACGTTTAA